The Candidatus Methylomirabilis sp. genome has a window encoding:
- a CDS encoding 3,4-dihydroxy-2-butanone-4-phosphate synthase, producing MPFATVEDALAAIRAGRMVIVVDDEDRENEGDLTLAAERVTPEAVN from the coding sequence ATGCCCTTCGCCACGGTCGAGGACGCGCTCGCCGCCATCCGGGCGGGCCGGATGGTCATCGTCGTGGACGACGAGGACCGGGAGAACGAGGGGGACCTCACGCTCGCCGCCGAGCGGGTCACCCCCGAGGCGGTGAACTT